The following coding sequences lie in one Musa acuminata AAA Group cultivar baxijiao chromosome BXJ3-1, Cavendish_Baxijiao_AAA, whole genome shotgun sequence genomic window:
- the LOC135584871 gene encoding uncharacterized protein LOC135584871, with translation MSYMRGDLLSKTRKLVKGLAKPTPVWLKPMEEAPPVTFPRTDGKIKKIELPEDVYIKRFFKKYPDSLYHDAIKISGFDPPPARVFAWRVLELKEQGVDEEEAMAVADMEYRAEKKAKKKAYSELKQIARLQGKKPPPNPYPSAIKEIQAEEKKLVRDRFFNPKILEIVQKMKAEMAAEREEKQREAGTGGAGGSGQRGGWNGGQRGGWNGGQRR, from the exons ATGTCGTACATGCGAGGAGACCTCCTCTCCAAGACGAGGAAGTTGGTGAAGGGCCTCGCCAAGCCCACCCCGGTGTGGCTCAAACCCATGGAAGA GGCGCCACCGGTGACGTTCCCACGGACGGACGGGAAGATCAAGAAGATCGAGCTGCCCGAGGATGTTTACATAAAGAGGTTCTTTAAGAAATATCCGGATTCTCTCTACCATGATGCTATCAA GATAAGTGGTTTTGATCCTCCTCCAGCACGAGTTTTTGCTTGGCGTGTTCTGGAGCTGAAGGAGCAAGGTGTTGATGAAGAGGAAGCCATGGCTGTAGCTGAT ATGGAATATCGAGCTGAGAAGAAAGCAAAGAAGAAGGCATACTCTGAGCTGAAGCAAATTGCACGTCTGCAAGGGAAGAAGCCACCTCCAAATCCCTACCCAAGTGCCATTAAAGAAATACAAGCAGAGGAGAAGAAACTTGTCCGGGATCGTTTCTTCAATCCAAAGATACTTGAGATTGTGCAAAAGATGAAAGCAGAAATGGCTGCAGAGAGGGAAGAGAAACAAAGAGAAGCCGGCACTGGAGGGGCTGGTGGCAGTGGCCAGCGTGGTGGATGGAATGGTGGTCAGCGTGGTGGATGGAATGGTGGCCAGCGTCGGTAA